A genomic region of Oryza glaberrima chromosome 1, OglaRS2, whole genome shotgun sequence contains the following coding sequences:
- the LOC127753546 gene encoding pentatricopeptide repeat-containing protein At3g02650, mitochondrial — MWRRSGARALLLLRSSIRRTLPPPPPSPLRALTRAPPPPRPLFRFLSSSPEPLPDAAGGAASAPSDPADAGEDGLASDPTEAGEDNLASLWEEDAGDADDVFAADASPDPADAVVDEVLAARVRAVVESTPEDQIPSALADMVVDFNEPLLAAILVSAAESCSGKKLLLLFKSAGKNNPAAKSLANLEIVVDKIADSDGIDKMDVYLLWDLVKEMGAVPGSVNTQVLNKLLAMFWKLEKSKAALEAFDMFSELGCAPDGDSYYLAIQAAGRKSMVDAAWRVCEGMVGSGCFPDGEKVGDIVTFFCKKKKVKEAHSVYMAAKEKKVQAPTSALTFVVSALARNDETINTALELLEEYQGESLKDAGQSYAAVIHGLCKTNNVEDAKKVLTRMVNLGPAPGSAVFNFVITALSKNGEMEDAKGLMRVMENQGICPDIYTYSVIMGGYAKGGMMDEAHALLRDAKKIHPRLSRVTYHTLIRGYCKMEEFEKALECLKEMKEDGMEPNMDEYNKLIQSLCLKALDWRTAENLLKEMEDGGLCLKGTTRSLIAAVKELEMDELSKASQEA; from the coding sequence atgtGGCGGCGCTCGGGAGCTcgtgctctcctcctcctccgctcctccatCCGCAGGACTctcccgccaccaccgccatctccaCTTCGAGCCTTAACCCgggcgccaccacctccgcgccCCCTCTTccgcttcctctcctcctccccggagCCCCTCCCggatgccgccggcggcgctgctTCCGCGCCCTCTGATCCCGCCGATGCCGGGGAGGATGGCCTCGCCTCTGATCCCACCGAAGCCGGGGAGGACAACCTGGCCTCGCTCTgggaggaggacgccggggacgccgacgacgtcttcgccgccgacgcctccccCGACCCCGCCGATGCTGTGGTCGACGAGGTGCTGGCCGCGCGCGTCCGCGCCGTCGTGGAGTCCACCCCCGAGGATCAGATCCCCTCCGCCCTCGCCGACATGGTCGTGGACTTCAACGAGCCACTCCTCGCCGCCATTCTCGTGTCCGCCGCCGAGAGCTGCTCCGGTAAAAAGCTGCTCCTCCTGTTCAAATCTGCCGGGAAGAACAACCCCGCGGCCAAGAGCCTCGCCAATCTCGAGATAGTCGTCGACAAGATCGCTGATTCCGATGGGATTGACAAGATGGATGTGTATTTGCTCTGGGATTTGGTTAAGGAAATGGGAGCTGTGCCTGGATCAGTGAATACACAGGTGCTGAATAAACTGCTTGCGATGTTCTGGAAGCTCGAGAAGTCAAAGGCTGCATTGGAGGCGTTTGACATGTTTAGTGAGTTAGGATGTGCTCCGGATGGCGACAGCTATTATCTGGCGATTCAAGCAGCTGGGAGGAAGTCCATGGTTGATGCTGCATGGAGAGTTTGCGAGGGGATGGTTGGCTCTGGCTGTTTCCCCGATGGCGAGAAGGTCGGTGACATTGTGACGTTCTtttgcaagaagaagaaggtgaaggAGGCACATTCAGTATACATGGCTGCAAAGGAGAAGAAGGTGCAGGCTCCGACCTCGGCCTTAACTTTCGTTGTTAGCGCTTTGGCGAGGAATGACGAGACCATTAATACAGCTCTTGAGCTGCTGGAAGAGTACCAGGGGGAATCTCTTAAGGATGCTGGCCAGTCCTATGCTGCGGTTATACATGGTTTGTGTAAGACAAACAACGTGGAAGATGCAAAGAAAGTGCTGACGAGGATGGTGAATCTAGGCCCAGCTCCTGGTAGCGCAGTGTTTAACTTTGTCATCACGGCATTGTCTAAAAATGGAGAAATGGAGGATGCAAAGGGTTTGATGAGAGTGATGGAGAACCAAGGGATCTGCCCCGACATTTATACATACAGTGTGATCATGGGTGGCTACGCCAAAGGAGGCATGATGGATGAAGCCCATGCACTACTTCGTGATGCTAAGAAGATTCATCCAAGACTAAGCAGGGTTACATATCACACACTTATTCGTGGTTACTGCAAGATGGAGGAGTTTGAGAAGGCCTTGGAGTGCCTAAAGGAGATGAAGGAAGATGGGATGGAGCCAAATATGGATGAgtacaacaaacttatccagtcACTTTGTCTCAAGGCTTTGGACTGGAGAACTGCTGAGAATCTCCTGAAGGAAATGGAGGATGGTGGTTTATGCCTTAAAGGCACTACTCGAAGCCTTATAGCAGCAGTCAAGGAATTGGAAATGGATGAGTTGTCAAAAGCCAGCCAAGAAGCATAG
- the LOC127752470 gene encoding beta-glucosidase 4 — translation MGSTGRDAEVTRGDFPDGFVFGVATSAYQIEGARREGGKGDNIWDVFTENKERILDGSSGEVAVDHYHRYKEDIELMASLGFRAYRFSISWPRIFPDGLGKNVNEQGVAFYNDLINFMIEKGIEPYATLYHWDLPHNLQQTVGGWLSDKIVEYFALYAEACFANFGDRVKHWITINEPLQTAVNGYGIGHFAPGGCEGETARCYLAAHYQILAHAAAVDVYRRKFKAVQGGEVGLVVDCEWAEPFSEKTEDQVAAERRLDFQLGWYLDPIYFGDYPESMRQRLGDDLPTFSEKDKEFIRNKIDFVGINHYTSRFIAHHQDPEDIYFYRVQQVERIEKWNTGEKIGERAASEWLFIVPWGLRKLLNYAAKRYGNPVIYVTENGMDEEDDQSATLDQVLNDTTRVGYFKGYLASVAQAIKDGADVRGYFAWSFLDNFEWAMGYTKRFGIVYVDYKNGLSRHPKASARWFSRFLKGDDAENKADMN, via the exons ATGGGGAGCACGGGGCGCGACGCGGAGGTGACCCGCGGCGACTTCCCCGACGGCTTCGTCTTCGGCGTCGCCACCTCCGCTTACCAG ATTGAAGGGGCGAGACGGGAGGGAGGCAAAGGAGATAACATATGGGATGTTTTCACAGAAAACAAAG AACGTATCTTAGATGGGAGCAGTGGAGAAGTTGCAGTTGATCATTACCATCGATACAAG GAAGACATTGAACTCATGGCCAGTTTGGGTTTCCGTGCTTATAGATTTTCTATATCTTGGCCACGCATATTTCCTG ATGGCCTGGGGAAAAATGTCAATGAGCAAGGAGTTGCCTTTTATAATGACCTTATAAATTTCATGATTGAGAAAG GTATTGAGCCATACGCAACTCTGTATCATTGGGATCTTCCACATAATCTTCAGCAGACTGTGGGTGGTTGGCTTTCTGATAAGATCGT GGAGTACTTTGCACTGTATGCAGAAGCTTGCTTTGCAAATTTTGGAGACAGAGTAAAGCATTGGATAACAATCAATGAGCCTCTTCAAACTGCAGTTAATGGTTACGGAATTGGACATTTTGCACCTGGAGGATGTGAAGGGGAAACTGCTAGATGCTACTTGGCCGCCCACTACCAAATCTTGGCtcatgctgctgctgttgatgtTTACAGAAGGAAATTTAAG GCTGTGCAAGGTGGTGAAGTAGGCTTGGTTGTCGATTGTGAATGGGCAGAGCCATTTTCAGAGAAAACAGAAGATCAGGTTGCTGCAGAACGAAGGCTTGACTTTCAGCTAGGATG GTACCTGGACCCAATATATTTCGGTGATTACCCAGAAAGTATGCGTCAGCGACTGGGCGATGATCTTCCAACCTTCTCGGAGAAAGATAAAGAATTTATCAGGAACAAAATTGACTTTGTTGGAATAAATCATTATACTTCAAGATTCATTGCTCATCATCAGGATCCAGAAGATATTTATTTTTACCGAGTACAACAAGTGGAGAGAATAG AAAAATGGAACACTGGTGAAAAAATTGGTGAAAGG GCCGCATCTGAGTGGCTTTTCATAGTTCCTTGGGGCCTCCGGAAATTACTTAATTATGCAGCAAAGAGATATGGAAATCCTGTGATATATGTAACTGAGAATG GCatggatgaggaagatgatcaATCGGCAACGCTTGACCAAGTCTTGAATGATACGACGAGGGTTGGTTACTTCAAAGGATACCTCGCGTCAGTTGCACAAGCAATCAA GGATGGTGCTGATGTTCGTGGGTACTTCGCATGGTCGTTCCTGGACAACTTCGAGTGGGCTATGGGATACACCAAGAGGTTTGGCATTGTTTATGTTGATTACAAAAATGGGCTTTCCCGGCATCCCAAAGCATCGGCCCGGTGGTTCTCGCGCTTCTTAAAGGGCGATGACGCTGAGAACAAAGCTGACATGAACTAG
- the LOC127786084 gene encoding formin-like protein 1 — MPSLRRFLELVVVGIVVCGVNGGSDGLEVAVARRQLHQPFFPDQSSSPPTPAPPGPAPPFFPALPVPPPPPATAGQEQPTYPALVLPNTGAGGAAATAAPDGGGGGGGGARKSKSSASKLVPAIVLPLLTVAVLGLSIAFFFTHRRGNAARGGGGGGGCVGGGDAKFLHPERASLFARDEFGGSGGAAAPPAAAMDYRYVGNAGIGRMDEKSSETTSSGDEASRSTGGSPELRPLPPLLARQCGPMGARSPGSGVGGFASPSSGDEEFYSPQGSSKMSTSHRTLAAAVEAAVAARDRSKSPSPGSIVSTPSYPSSPGATMSPAPASPPLFSSPGQSGRRSVKSRSDSVRTFGQPPAPPPPPPFAPTLPPPPPPRRKPPSPSPPSSPLIENTSALRSTTTTDTTIPRNPFVQPPPPPTHTHGPPPPPPPPPPPPVGYWESRVRKPGTGTSKETRSPALSPPPQAASFKSGLPTDAFPGRLADNADHAAAGGGGGGGDKSEEATPRPKLKPLHWDKVRASSDRVMVWDQLKSSSFQVNEEMIETLFICNPANSAPPKEPATRRPVLPTPKTDNKVLDPKKSQNIAILLRALNVSKEQVCDALCEGNTENFGAELLETLLKMAPTKEEEIKLREFKEETSPIKLGPAEKFLKAVLDIPFAFKRVDAMLYIANFESEVNYLKKSFETLETACDELRNSRLFLKLLEAVLKTGNRMNVGTNRGDAHAFKLDTLLKLVDVKGTDGKTTLLHFVVQEIIRTEGSHLSASNRSTPRTQANPLRDELECKKLGLQVVAGLGNELSNVKKAAAMDSDVLSSYVSKLAGGIEKITEVLRLNEEVKSREDAWRFHDSMQKFLKRADDDIIRVQAQESVALSLVKEITEYFHGDSAKEEAHPFRIFMVVRDFLSVLDQVCKEVGRINDRTIASSVRHFPVPVNPMMPQLFPRIHALRAGISDDESSATSASSP, encoded by the exons ATGCCGTCTCTCCGGCGATTCTTGGAGTTGGTGGTGGTTGGGATTGTTGTGTGTGGTGTCAATGGCGGGAGTGATGGTTTGGAGGTTGCGGTGGCGAGGAGGCAGCTGCACCAGCCGTTCTTCCCGGAtcagtcgtcgtcgccgccgacgccggcgccgcccggccccgcgccgccgttctTCCCGGCgctgccggtgccgccgccgccgccggcgacggcggggcagGAGCAGCCGACGTACCCCGCCCTCGTGCTGCCCAAcaccggcgccggtggcgcggcggcgacggccgctccggatggaggtggtggtggtggtggtggggcgaGGAAGTCGAAGAGCAGCGCGTCGAAGCTTGTCCCGGCGATTGTGCTGCCGCTGCTCACGGTGGCCGTGCTCGGGCTGTCCATCGCGTTCTTCTTCACGCACCGGCGTGGGAAtgcggcgcgcgggggaggaggaggcggcgggtgcGTCGGTGGCGGGGACGCCAAGTTCTTGCACCCGGAGAGGGCGAGCCTCTTCGCGCGCGACGAGttcggcgggagcggcggcgccgccgcgccgccggccgcggcgatgGATTACCGCTACGTGGGGAACGCCGGCATCGGGCGGATGGACGAGAAGAGCAGCGAGACGACGTCGTCGGGCGACGAGGCGTCCCGGAGCACCGGCGgatcgccggagctccgcccgctgccgccgctgctggcgcGGCAATGCGGGCCGATGGGCGCGAGGAGCCCtggcagcggcgtcggcgggttcgcgtcgccgtcgtccggcGACGAGGAATTCTACTCGCCGCAAGGATCATCCAAGATGTCGACCTCGCACAgaacgctcgccgccgcggtcgaAGCCGCTGTGGCCGCGCGCGACCGCTCCAAGAGCCCCTCGCCCGGCTCGATCGTGAGCACGCCGTCGTACCCGTCCTCGCCCGGCGCGACGATGTCCCCggcgcccgcctcgccgcctctctTCTCCAGCCCCGGCCAGTCGGGCCGCCGCTCCGTCAAGTCAAGATCCGATAGCGTGCGCACCTTCGGCCAACCACcggcgcctccaccaccacctcccttcGCGCcgacgctgccaccgccgcctccgcctcgccggaaaccgccgtcgccatcaccgccctCCTCCCCACTCATCGAGAACACGTCGGCGCTcagatccaccaccaccaccgacacCACCATCCCAAGAAACCCATTCGTACAACCACCACCCCCACCGACACACACCCAcggaccaccaccgccgccgccgccgccgcctccgccgccggtgggcTACTGGGAGAGCCGCGTGCGGAAGCCTGGCACCGGAACGTCCAAAGAAACCCGGTCCCcggcgctgtcgccgccgccgcaggccgccAGCTTCAAGAGCGGTCTACCCACCGACGCGTTCCCCGGCCGCCTCGCGGACAATGcggaccacgccgccgccggcggcggcggcggcggcggcgacaagtcggaggaggcgacgccgcggccgaAGCTGAAGCCGCTGCACTGGGACAAGGTCCGGGCAAGCTCCGACCGCGTCATGGTGTGGGATCAGCTCAAATCCAGCTCGTTCCA GGTGAATGAGGAGATGATCGAGACATTGTTCATCTGCAATCCGGCGAACTCGGCGCCACCGAAGGAGCCAGCAACGAGGAGGCCGGTGCTGCCGACGCCCAAGACGGACAACAAGGTGCTTGATCCAAAGAAGTCGCAGAACATCGCCATCTTGCTGCGAGCTCTGAATGTATCCAAGGAGCAGGTCTGCGACGCGCTCTGCGAAG GTAACACAGAGAACTTTGGAGCAGAATTGTTGGAGACCTTGCTAAAGATGGCTCCTACCAAGGAAGAGGAGATCAAATTGAGAGAATTCAAAGAGGAGACATCTCCTATTAAGCTTGGTCCTGCTGAGAAATTCCTTAAGGCAGTCCTTGATATCCCATTTGCTTTCAAAAGAGTAGACGCAATGCTTTACATTGCTAACTTTGAATCAGAGGTTAATTACCTGAAGAAGTCCTTTGAGACCCTTGAG ACTGCTTGTGACGAGCTTAGAAACAGCAGGCTGTTTCTGAAGCTACTTGAAGCTGTCCTGAAGACTGGCAACAGGATGAATGTTGGAACAAATCGCGGCGATGCACACGCGTTCAAGCTTGATACTCTACTCAAATTGGTTGATGTCAAAGGCACTGATGGCAAGACTACACTTCTGCATTTTGTCGTGCAGGAGATTATCCGAACGGAGGGCTCCCACCTCTCTGCTAGCAACCGATCAACTCCACGAACTCAGGCAAACCCTTTACGGGACGAGCTCGAGTGCAAAAAGCTTGGCCTCCAGGTAGTGGCTGGCCTCGGAAACGAGCTCAGCAATGTCAAGAAGGCAGCTGCCATGGACTCCGACGTGCTAAGCAGCTATGTCTCGAAACTTGCTGGAGGAATAGAGAAGATCACTGAGGTGTTGCGGTTGAATGAAGAAGTCAAGTCCAGGGAAGATGCATGGAGGTTCCATGATTCAATGCAGAAGTTCTTGAAGAGGGCTGATGACGACATCATCAGGGTTCAGGCTCAGGAGAGCGTTGCGCTATCACTTGTGAAGGAGATCACCGAGTACTTCCATGGTGACTCTGCGAAAGAGGAAGCTCACCCTTTCAGGATCTTCATGGTGGTCAGGGATTTCCTCTCAGTTCTTGATCAAGTCTGCAAGGAAGTTGGCAGGATCAATGACCGCACGATCGCTAGCTCGGTGCGCCATTTCCCAGTACCCGTCAACCCAATGATGCCACAGTTGTTCCCCAGGATTCATGCTTTGAGAGCTGGAATCTCAGATGATGAAAGTTCAGCCACTTCAGCATCATCACCTTGA